In the Malaya genurostris strain Urasoe2022 chromosome 1, Malgen_1.1, whole genome shotgun sequence genome, one interval contains:
- the LOC131433697 gene encoding uncharacterized protein LOC131433697 encodes MDVLDGVPKCVLGYQVKSRTQIVLSFLIPVIFELLVYTVVMTADVLVTIEHFRNENQTWAWLTLSFMWLPAVACFSAILSSPSQWPETVGCDERTGKFVLKNLLVLTLFPVAAVYRFNRRIFWSIEALFHERTSYGRVQAVCKIRETSPYELYHFLQAFLQSAPQMFLQLYILLRDNTFRNYDTVSVQIVSVVFSFLTMSAIITSYQRFESQKIVGRCYPWSSEGQVKARRREFLRATSTAESVLASNITPSGPQSDPVVTNIMRNFYSRYGEEQQPSPSTSGIGRKTMYVDQSNYDSYSSKKHNDPYLNYTDDDKLTVSDTVDSLSPTVSFKKDLIENIDDIREYLHRTDESKLNTGVDDSDDDYEAPVFVETFDRSPRTPAPPTPAAYIMNRASVLKDIFVFNAENFIKDHVPRLPDGMFEHDEKKVPDQVDADQVSLPSRRQMINGLEEDDLIGKSVLFAGWVMFLLMRMIALSVFYVFFATYFWMICLNHYILMIACIIYEVRFHEKLERYYFYLFLAYIYMFSLLEFKIRFIHVRTWYVGYIVLVFVENIALSVLWYNLGTFESWWFDFLHYITICSGTLSLLCLLFYYAFLKPKDKLLFVN; translated from the exons ATGGACGttttagatggtgttccaaagtGTGTTTTGGGTTACCAGGTAAAATCCCGTACGCAGATCGTCCTCAGTTTCCTGATTCCGGTGATATTCGAACTGCTGGTGTACACCGTTGTCATGACGGCCGATGTTTTGGTGACGATCGAACATTTCCGAAACGAAAATCAAACCTGGGCATGGTTGACACTCAGTTTCATGTGGTTACCGGCCGTGGCCTGCTTTTCGGCTATACTTTCATCGCCGAGTCAGTGGCCCGAAACCGTGGGATGCGACGAAAGGACCGGTAAATTTGTGCTGAAGAATTTATTGGTGTTGACACTGTTTCCAGTGGCTGCAGTTTACCG ATTCAACCGAAGAATATTTTGGAGTATCGAGGCACTATTCCATGAGCGAACCTCCTACGGAAGAGTTCAGGCAGTGTGCAAAATAAGAGAAACCTCACCATACGAGTTGTACCATTTCCTGCAAGCTTTCCTGCAGTCCGCACCGCAGATGTTTCTGCAGTTGTACATTCTGCTACGTGACAACACCTTCCGGAACTACGACACGGTATCGGTACAGATTGTCAGTGTGGTGTTTTCCTTTCTCACGATGTCGGCCATCATTACATCGTACCAACGGTTCGAGAGTCAAAAGATTGTCGGCCGATGCTATCCGTGGAGCTCCGAGGGACAAGTTAAAGCCCGGCGAAGAGAATTTCTACGGGCAACTAGCACGGCCGAGAGCGTACTGGCGAGCAACATTACGCCCAGCGGCCCCCAGTCGGATCCGGTCGTAACCAACATCATGAGAAACTTCTACTCGAGATACGGAGAAGAACAGCAGCCCTCTCCCAGTACTTCGGGAATCGGCCGGAAAACCATGTACGTAGACCAGTCGAACTATGACTCGTACTCGTCCAAAAAACACAATGATCCATACTTGAACTACACGGATGACGATAAGTTGACAGTTTCCGATACCGTTGATTCCCTCTCGCCGACAGTCAGCTTCAAGAAAGATCTGATCGAGAACATCGACGACATTCGAGAATACCTGCACCGGACGGACGAATCGAAACTGAACACCGGTGTCGACGACAGTGACGATGACTACGAAGCTCCTGTTTTCGTGGAAACATTCGATCGAAGCCCTCGGACACCGGCACCTCCGACGCCGGCAGCTTACATTATGAACCGTGCATCCGTGCTGAAAGACATATTCGTGTTCAATGCGGAGAACTTCATCAAAGACCATGTGCCGCGACTGCCCGATGGAATGTTCGAACATGACGAGAAGAAAGTGCCGGATCAAGTCGACGCGGATCAGGTGTCACTTCCTTCTCGCCGGCAAATGATCAACGGGCTAGAAGAGGATGATCTTATAGGAAAGTCAGTTCTGTTCGCCGGATGGGTTATGTTCCTGTTGATGCGGATGATTGCTCTATCCGTATTCTACGTGTTTTTTGCTACCTATTTCTGGATGATTTGTCTGAACCACTACATACTGATGATCGCGTGCATCATCTACGAAGTGCGTTTCCACGAAAAGTTAGAGCGATACTATTTCTATCTATTCTTGGCCTACATCTACATGTTCAGCTTGTTGGAATTCAAAATCCGGTTCATCCACGTGCGAACCTGGTACGTAGGCTACATCGTGCTGGTCTTCGTCGAGAACATTGCGTTAAGTGTTCTGTGGTACAATCTGGGCACTTTCGAGTCCTGGTGGTTTGACTTTTTGCACTATATCACCATTTGCAGTGGTACCCTAAGCCTGCTTTGTTTGCTGTTCTATTATGCCTTTTTGAAACCTAAAGATAAGTTGCTCTTTGTTAACTGA